A stretch of Rhinoderma darwinii isolate aRhiDar2 chromosome 4, aRhiDar2.hap1, whole genome shotgun sequence DNA encodes these proteins:
- the IGSF10 gene encoding immunoglobulin superfamily member 10: MQPADRRHTSLPGYFILLWLAALPAYGLACPKPCACYVKTEVHCTFRYLNVIPKQIQADVERINLGYNSLSKLTESDFTGLKKLELLMLHSNEIQTIHEHAFQDLSSLQVLKMSYNKVKTLHKNTFRGLKSMVRIHIDHNKLEFLSPESFYGLTSLKLVHLEGNELRQLHTDTFVTLRFIQIFKTSSIKHIYLSDNQLSSLPKEMFLYLNELEGLYLHGNPWSCDCNLQWLTELGQQSRDLIKCKRDRSGTQCPLCSSPKKNQGKSLNEISSQDLTCVKPTIENIYKLKNISFPEEGSFTAISAKDFVAPMGSLILNMTDQSGNEANLACSVQRPTKMSEIMLDRNEEYTVMRTKLSSFLVCNIDYDHIQKLWGILAMYSDSPMKLKRELLLTKTPFISYKYKQVVSGDDVFTDIDAEIRAEPNWLTQDLLTLQLDRTATTLNTLHIRYLTDIYVTIPNSVEYPSRNSWAMIIKNNQTRTENTAVIGETVEMDCQVVGEPVPNIEWVLPDGSKIRAPYMSEEGRITITKNGKFILKAADSFDTGVYHCIATNYLDADVLTFRITVVSGDVEEEAVNGIELSVSNGDVLYLPCGSYGVPDASVNWILPDHSILQKTSKNKVIFSNGTLKIQDVTQRDRGHFRCLAANQYGLDMLTHKVLVKDRKINTIIRKIQLDQNEDENEEASGNESINENLHAVTGKAIEHKRYPNRRIPTKSDGQQNTNIAAPRRNRINQRLRGQRRQFTQNIRRIDPQRWTEILQKTKQNSINSKPITEVMKIVKEESNVESASGDAEEPSGEELLPVKEHFLIVTEKYSSASILDTIPIAASVTDSNKFNWSTNMISEKPTKTNMDEHYTQMPEISSYDTLRSREPSISQSLTSGANPTTQNYNSEQPTTLSILNTSALAISLPPPSTGVLDMLPTDATTNLLPQPIPFTKYGRLDSDSVIIVTTIKSLTATPQSGVISPTTSSSYLYTESEKMTTPSITAKTGSHHTAKNGITNPVLQENGLQTNTWYDYTNTFTTSGYLNSLSEHVGTMPQKEISYSSTSPPNIINPTTTSYDSPTPQNIFKDQTTTSSNLHVTSQNVLRKPPHLEQKISVPPTSLNTRSPDISTVLEEVTEPPVINEITDTLASHKQSIFTSNLNTKTSMVLPTITTTQSTKVSNTENNNEGYALSKLQTTPDKLHSSTSKIHPTRIPHFSEARDDLEDQTVVRFDSSTKSSAKLFLSQTDIGPIYFHSTQKIITPGLPAGSTIITHQQIQIGKDVTPFVPTLRRYGRRRIPGRRRIMRPDRIPNLRAHQFKFGKLEKINNITETTTSYTSTSGIGKDKQILYSTIPSITNAPLTIEQSSITAPETVKGKETTTLTTQLKNTGNTHRSTNAYSTTPQSVTAKIPKTSNIDLSISEMLKVRLNYSQSATTTIPTTMPVLLEPTSPKSNTKPIAASKIIRRKIPWHRLFGNNQLSQSDILKKLRKNASQTSTITTPLPTLKSVVTKSPRNMIPSAQSTLSSSKVENNILFMKEERTVRGNPSSSIVTMVNHAMSAEASTSKVNRISDKASATIMHPTTTTVDTTYLYPTTAKKVTSVGHTSKKPTTVVHPTIFSDEQRVISAVSATVQVPTSPNIAVTKIKPTSYEAAKTGAYSVGTIWEKAFRELTLIPTTGYVSTTVTPKIFVTTYNRHRFIKRKRPRKKNFLGNSIHTHKLPTNINFLTSSPEDTTIINIITSTPKYSVTTITRAPTTLSSSENYIPLNMVTKTFWGNLTKGIELSMQPSLIMKGINTVTTPYLEPSDINDIATSDQALKKNTPRKHSFVTTYKTKAFSTYKTSPTSLSSPLSRTANVINSVTIPTPIKSPSATQPSASSGKESVGTPKTSQRNVHTVANAPNLLRTPIRYNPSSTITQQTEKKATSPKSEEVTFNNVRSKPHILGGKAASFTVLANSDAFIPCEATGDPTPIILWTKVASGTFVSKTRRGNRMEVFPNGTLSISSVSVQDRGQYLCVANNQYGSDRLLVTLSVITYPPRIIQGRTKEITVHSGSTVSIKCQAEGRPFPTITWILANETIASEISDNNHKVFVLSDGTLTIREVTIYDRGIYKCFATNIAGADTFTVKVQVIAAPPTILEEKRQTVLALPGENIKLHCTVKGNPQPSVHWVAFDGTKVKPLYYVNAKLFLFSNGTLYIRNAESSDNGNYECIATSSTGSERRVVTLRVEQNDIVPKIIHASPKSTEMNFGDKLMLNCSATGEPKPRILWRLPSKAVVDQWHRMGSRIQVNPNGSLVILSVNEKDAGDYLCVARNKLGDDVILMKVSISMKPAKITQKQFLTKQVPLGKDFKVDCKASGSPIPEISWSLPDGTVINNVLQADDSGRRTRRYILFDNGTLYLNKVGMSEEGDYTCYAENTLGRDEMKVHISVLAAAPRIILSPNTKFKARAGSSTVLDCQAIGEPKPKIFWLLPSSDMIATSHDRYTLHENGSLAINQIKLLDAGEYMCVARNPAGDDTRLLKLDVLSTPPVINGLYTNRTIIKDSALKHSRKLIHCSAEGTPPLQIMWIMPDNIYLTAPYHGSRIMVHKNGTLEIRNIRHSDTAEFTCVARNDGGESMLVVQLEVHDILRRPMFKNPFNERIIAKPGKMAILNCFADGNPLPEITWLLPNGTKFANGQKFSKYHAGTNGTFIIYSPNKDDAGKYRCAARNKVGYIEKLIILEVGQKPNILTHPRGPIKNILGETLSLHCLSDGIPRPSVIWTLPSGYIIDRPQVNGKYSLLENGTLVIQETTIHDRGNYLCKAKNNAGESAISVAVMIVAYPPRITNKSPHNIHTRVGSPVHLSCMAIGIPKPEISWELPDLSVLTTTSKGQPTGVELLHPQGTLVVRNPRTSDSGTYRCIAKNQLGTDSSTTYLKVI, translated from the exons GTACAACAGCCTAAGCAAACTGACAGAGAGCGACTTCACTGGCTTGAAAAAATTAGAGCTTCTGATGTTACACAGTAATGAAATCCAGACAATCCATGAACATGCTTTCCAGGACTTATCCTCATTGCAG GTGTTAAAAATGAGttacaataaagtaaaaacacttcACAAGAATACATTCCGCGGTCTGAAGAGCATGGTCAGGATACATATAGATCACAATAAACTGGAATTCCTGTCTCCAGAATCATTCTACGGGCTCACATCCCTGAAACTGGTGCACTTAGAAGGCAATGAACTGCGGCAGCTACACACGGACACCTTTGTTACTTTGCGTTTCATACAAATATTTAAAACATCATCTATAAAACACATCTATCTGTCAGATAACCAATTATCATCATTGCCTAAAGAAATGTTCTTGTATTTGAATGAACTGGAAGGACTTTATCTTCATGGAAATCCTTGGTCCTGCGACTGTAACCTTCAGTGGCTAACAGAGCTGGGACAGCAATCTAGAg ACTTGATCAAGTGCAAGAGAGACCGATCAGGAACTCAATGCCCTCTTTGTTCCAGTCCTAAAAAGAATCAAGGAAAATCTTTGAATGAAATATCATCTCAAGATCTTACTTGTGTAAAGCCTACTATAGAGAACATCTACAAGTTAAAAAACATCTCCTTCCCAGAAGAAGGCAGCTTTACGGCTATATCAGCTAAAGACTTTGTAGCTCCAATGGGATCTCTGATCCTAAACATGACAGACCAGTCTGGAAATGAAGCAAACCTGGCCTGTAGTGTCCAAAGACCAACAAAAATGTCTGAGATAATGCTGGACAGAAATGAAGAATACACCGTCATGAGGACTAAATTATCTTCTTTCCTGGTATGCAACATAGATTATGATCATATCCAGAAGTTATGGGGAATATTAGCAATGTATAGTGATTCTCCAATGAAACTTAAACGAGAACTCTTGCTCACAAAGACACCTTTTATCAGCTACAAATATAAGCAAGTTGTTTCTGGTGATGATGTGTTTACTGATATTGACGCAGAAATTCGAGCAGAACCAAACTGGCTGACACAGGACTTATTAACTTTACAACTTGACAGGACAGCTACTACCCTCAACACATTACATATCCGCTACTTGACAGATATCTATGTCACAATTCCGAATTCTGTTGAGTACCCTTCAAGAAACAGTTGGGCTATGATCATCAAGAACAACCAGACACGGACAGAGAATACAGCAGTAATAGGAGAAACAGTGGAGATGGACTGCCAAGTTGTGGGTGAACCAGTACCAAATATTGAATGGGTTCTTCCTGATGGAAGTAAAATTAGAGCTCCATATATGAGCGAAGAAGGAAGGATAACAATTACAAAAAATGGAAAGTTTATATTAAAGGCAGCTGATAGTTTTGACACTGGGGTTTATCACTGCATTGCTACAAATTATTTAGATGCAGATGTACTTACATTTAGAATTACCGTGGTAAGTGGTGATGTGGAGGAAGAAGCTGTAAATGGGATTGAGCTTTCAGTCAGTAATGGGGATGTTCTCtatcttccttgtggttcctatgGAGTTCCTGATGCATCCGTGAACTGGATATTACCAGATCACTCAATTCTACAGAAAACCTCAAAGAACAAGGTTATTTTCTCTAATGGTACACTAAAAATCCAAGATGTCACACAAAGAGATAGAGGGCATTTTAGATGTTTAGCAGCTAATCAATATGGCCTTGACATGTTGACACACAAAGTGTTGGTGAAAGATAGAAAAATCAACACAATCATTAGAAAAATACAGCTGGACCAAAATGAGGATGAAAATGAAGAAGCATCAGGCAACGAAAGCATTAATGAAAATCTTCACGCTGTGACAGGGAAGGCCATTGAGCATAAAAGATATCCAAATAGACGCATTCCGACCAAATCTGATGGGCAACAGAACACAAATATAGCAGCACCGAGAAGGAACAGAATAAACCAGAGATTAAGGGGACAAAGGAGACAATTTACTCAAAACATAAGAAGAATTGATCCCCAACGTTGGACAGAGAtattacaaaaaacaaaacaaaattcaaTTAATAGCAAACCTATAACTGAAGTTATGAAAATAGTTAAGGAAGAAAGTAATGTAGAAAGTGCATCTGGGGATGCAGAAGAACCATCTGGTGAAGAATTACTTCCAGTGAAAGAACATTTTTTAATAGTAACAGAAAAATACTCAAGTGCAAGCATCTTAGATACAATACCAATAGCGGCTTCAGTGACTGATTCTAATAAATTTAACTGGAGTACAAATATGATATCTGAAAAACCAACCAAAACTAATATGGACGAGCACTACACACAAATGCCAGAGATAAGTAGTTATGATACATTGAGAAGTCGGGAACCCAGCATATCACAATCTTTAACCTCAGGAGCAAACCCTACGACACAGAACTATAATAGTGAGCAACCAACGACACTCAGCATTTTAAACACATCAGCACTGGCAATTTCACTACCTCCACCTTCTACAGGTGTTTTGGACATGTTACCCACAGATGCCACAACCAACTTGTTGCCACAACCTATTCCTTTTACTAAATATGGCAGACTTGATTCTGATAGTGTTATTATTGTCACTACAATAAAATCATTAACTGCAACACCACAATCTGGTGTTATAAGTCCCACTACTTCCAGTAGTTACCTTTACACTGAATCTGAAAAAATGACAACTCCTTCAATAACTGCAAAAACTGGTTCTCACCATACTGCTAAGAATGGTATTACAAACCCTGTCCTTCAGGAAAATGGTCTACAAACAAATACTTGGTATGATTACACCAACACTTTTACTACATCAGGTTATTTGAACAGCCTATCAGAACATGTGGGTACCATGCCCCAAAAAGAAATAAGCTATAGCAGTACTTCACCTCCAAATATAATTAATCCTACGACTACATCATATGATtcccctacaccacaaaatatatTTAAGGATCAAACAACCACATCTAGCAATCTTCATGTAACGTCTCAGAATGTTCTTAGGAAGCCACCACATCTTGAACAAAAAATATCAGTTCCACCAACCAGTTTAAACACAAGAAGTCCTGACATTTCTACAGTCCTGGAAGAGGTTACAGAACCACCGGTCATAAATGAAATCACAGATACTCTAGCTTCTCATAAACAATCCATATTCACTAGTAATCTAAATACAAAGACATCAATGGTGTTACCAACCATTACAACTACTCAGTCAACCAAAGTTTCAAATACTGAAAACAATAATGAGGGTTATGCTCTAAGTAAGTTACAAACAACACCTGACAAATTACACTCCTCTACATCAAAAATTCACCCCACAAGGATTCCACATTTTTCTGAAGCAAGAGATGATTTGGAAGATCAAACTGTTGTTCGCTTTGATTCCTCCACTAAGTCAAGTGCTAAATTGTTTCTCTCGCAAACTGACATTGGTCCCATCTACTTTCATAGCACTCAGAAAATCATTACACCAGGGCTGCCAGCTGGCTCCACCATCATTACTCATCAACAAATCCAGATAGGGAAAGATGTTACACCATTTGTACCAACTTTAAGGCGGTATGGTCGCAGAAGAATCCCAGGAAGAAGGCGCATTATGAGGCCAGATCGTATTCCAAATCTTAGAGCTCATCAATTTAAATTTGGCAaactagaaaaaataaataatattactgAAACCACAACATCATACACAAGTACTTCTGGTATTGGTAAAGATAAACAGATTTTATATAGCACAATACCGTCAATCACCAATGCTCCATTAACAATTGAACAGTCATCTATAACAGCTCCAGAAACCGTCAAAGGGAAAGAGACAACCACTCTGACTACACAACTCAAAAACACTGGCAACACTCATAGATCAACTAATGCCTATAGTACAACACCTCAGTCTGTGACTGCGAAAATTCCTAAAACAAGCAATATAGACCTGTCTATTTCGGAAATGCTCAAAGTTAGATTAAATTATAGCCAAAGTGCAACAACAACCATTCCAACAACCATGCCTGTATTGCTGGAACCCACTTCTCCCAAGTCCAACACCAAACCTATAGCAGCCTCCAAAATAATTCGAAGAAAAATTCCCTGGCATAGACTGTTTGGTAACAATCAGCTTAGTCAAAGCGACATACTTAAGAAGCTTAGAAAAAATGCTTCTCAAACATCCACAATTACTACTCCACTTCCAACATTGAAATCAGTTGTTACGAAAAGTCCTAGAAATATGATTCCATCAGCTCAGTCTACATTAAGTAGTTCAAAGGTAGAGAATAATATACTTTTCATGAAAGAAGAGAGAACAGTAAGAGGAAACCCAAGTAGCTCTATTGTAACAATGGTAAATCATGCTATGAGTGCTGAAGCTTCAACTAGTAAAGTTAATCGAATAAGTGACAAAGCATCAGCAACTATAATGCATCCCACAACTACTACAGTAGACACAACTTATCTTTATCCAACAACTGCTAAAAAAGTAACAAGTGTAGGGCATACTTCCAAAAAACCAACAACTGTAGTTCACCCAACAATCTTTAGTGATGAACAAAGGGTGATTTCTGCAGTTTCAGCAACTGTACAAGTTCCAACAAGTCCAAATATTGCCGTAACTAAGATTAAGCCAACAAGTTATGAGGCTGCAAAGACTGGAGCTTATTCAGTCGGTACTATTTGGGAAAAAGCTTTCAGAGAACTTACTCTTATCCCTACCACAGGTTATGTGTCTACTACAGTAACCCCAAAAATATTTGTTACCACATACAATAGACACagatttataaaaagaaaaagaccAAGAAAAAAGAATTTCTTAGGCAACTCAATACACACACATAAGTTACCAACAAATATCAACTTTTTAACTAGTTCTCCAGAAGATACTACCATAATTAATATAATTACTTCTACGCCAAAGTACTCAGTTACTACTATTACAAGAGCACCCACAACATTATCAAGTTCAGAAAATTATATTCCTCTAAATATGGTGACCAAAACTTTCTGGGGTAATTTGACTAAGGGTATTGAATTATCCATGCAACCATCACTTATAATGAAAGGCATTAATACTGTGACTACTCCATACCTAGAACCATCAGACATAAATGATATAGCCACATCTGACCAAGCACTGAAAAAAAATACTCCACGCAAGCACTCATTTGTCACAACATATAAAACCAAAGCCTTCTCAACATATAAGACAAGTCCTACTAGTTTATCTTCTCCGCTTTCACGAACAGCTAATGTTATCAACAGTGTGACTATCCCAACACCCATAAAGAGTCCAAGCGCCACCCAACCATCAGCTAGCTCTGGAAAGGAAAGTGTTGGGACCCCAAAAACATCTCAGAGAAATGTGCATACAGTAGCAAATGCTCCAAACCTATTGAGGACACCTATACGATACAACCCTTCTTCCACAATAACACAACAAACTGAAAAGAAAGCAACTTCCCCTAAATCTGAAGAAGTAACATTCAACAATGTTCGCTCAAAACCTCACATTTTGGGAGGTAAAGCTGCAAGTTTCACTGTTCTTGCGAACTCTGATGCCTTCATTCCATGTGAAGCAACTGGAGATCCAACACCCATCATTCTGTGGACAAAAGTGGCTTCAG GGACTTTCGTGTCAAAGACAAGAAGGGGAAATAGGATGGAAGTTTTTCCGAATGGAACACTCTCTATTTCAAGTGTGAGCGTCCAGGACCGTGGGCAGTATCTTTGTGTTGCTAATAACCAGTATGGCTCAGACCGGCTGCTTGTTACACTTTCTGTCATTACATACCCTCCAAGGATTATACAGGGCAGAACTAAAGAGATAACAGTGCACTCTGGGAGTACTGTAAGTATAAAGTGCCAGGCAGAAGGCCGACCTTTTCCTACGATCACCTGGATACTAGCCAATGAGACCATTGCATCTGAAATATCTGACAATAATCACAAAGTTTTTGTCCTATCTGATGGGACCCTTACAATCAGAGAAGTAACTATTTATGATCGAGGAATTTATAAATGTTTTGCTACAAATATAGCCGGGGCAGATACATTCACAGTAAAGGTTCAAGTGATTGCTGCCCCACCTACTATTTTGGAAGAAAAAAGACAAACTGTACTAGCACTTCCAGGAGAGAATATAAAACTTCATTGCACAGTAAAAGGAAACCCTCAACCAAGTGTTCACTGGGTAGCATTTGATGGTACAAAGGTGAAACCATTATATTATGTAAATGCAAAGTTGTTCCTATTCTCCAATGGAACACTTTACATAAGGAACGCAGAATCCTCAGACAACGGAAACTATGAGTGTATAGCAACCAGCTCAACTGGTTCAGAAAGAAGAGTGGTCACTCTCAGGGTGGAGCAAAATGATATTGTACCAAAAATTATCCATGCATCTCCAAAGTCCACTGAAATGAATTTTGGTGACAAATTGATGCTTAACTGTAGTGCAACTGGAGAACCAAAGCCAAGAATATTATGGAGACTGCCATCAAAAGCTGTGGTAGATCAATGGCACAG aatggGAAGCAGAATACAAGTGAATCCAAATGGTTCATTGGTTATCCTATCTGTAAATGAAAAAGATGCCGGAGACTATTTGTGTGTGGCAAGAAATAAATTGGGAGATGATGTAATCCTGATGAAGGTTAGCATAAGCATGAAACCAGCTAAAATAACTCAAAAACAGTTCCTCACAAAGCAAGTTCCActtggcaaagatttcaaagtagATTGCAAGGCCTCAGGATCTCCAATACCAGAAATATCATGGAGTTTACCAGATGGCACAGTGATAAACAACGTTCTTCAAGCTGATGACAGTGGTAGGAGAACACGAAGATATATCCTCTTTGACAATGGTACATTGTACCTCAACAAAGTAGGGATGTCCGAAGAAGGGGACTATACATGCTATGCTGAAAATACTTTGGGAAGAGATGAGATGAAAGTACATATCAGTGTTTTAGCAGCTGCACCACGCATTATACTAAGTCCAAACACAAAGTTTAAAGCAAGAGCTGGGTCTAGTACAGTTCTCGATTGTCAAGCTATTGGAGAGCCAAAACCAAAGATATTTTGGCTGCTTCCATCTAGTGACATGATTGCAACTTCCCATGACAGATATACATTACATGAAAATGGATCTTTGGCCATCAACCAAATCAAATTATTAGATGCAGGAGAATATATGTGTGTGGCACGCAATCCAGCCGGAGATGACACAAGACTTCTCAAACTAGATGTGCTTTCAACTCCACCTGTCATTAATGGTTTATATACCAATAGGACTATAATAAAAGATTCTGCTTTAAAACACTCTAGAAAATTGATCCACTGTAGTGCTGAAGGGACACCTCCTCTTCAAATAATGTGGATCATGCCTGATAACATTTATCTAACTGCACCATACCACGGCAGTAGGATTATGGTACACAAGAATGGAACTTTGGAAATTCGGAACATTAGACATTCTGATACAGCAGAGTTCACCTGTGTTGCTCGTAATGATGGAGGTGAAAGTATGTTGGTAGTTCAGTTGGAAGTTCATGATATACTTCGAAGACCTATGTTTAAGAACCCATTCAATGAGAGGATCATTGCTAAGCCAGGCAAAATGGCAATACTGAATTGCTTTGCAGATGGGAATCCCCTTCCAGAAATAACATGGCTTTTACCAAATGGTACCAAATTTGCAAATGGGCAGAAGTTTTCAAAATATCATGCAGGAACCAATGGGACTTTCATAATTTACAGCCCTAACAAAGATGATGCAGGAAAATATCGGTGTGCAGCCAGGAATAAGGTGGGctacattgaaaagctcattattTTGGAAGTAGGTCAGAAACCTAACATTCTGACACATCCAAGGGGGCCAATAAAGAATATCCTTGGTGAGACTTTATCTTTACATTGTCTTTCTGATGGAATACCAAGACCCAGTGTCATATGGACCCTTCCAAGTGGATACATAATAGACAGACCTCAGGTCAATGGGAAATACTCATTACTCGAGAATGGTACATTAGTCATTCAAGAAACAACCATACATGATCGTGGAAACTATTTGTGCAAGGCTAAAAATAATGCAGGAGAATCGGCTATTAGTGTCGCTGTTATGATTGTAGCCTATCCCCCAAGGATTACAAATAAATCTCCACACAATATTCACACAAGAGTAGGATCTCCAGTGCATCTCAGCTGCATGGCCATTGGGATACCAAAACCAGAGATATCTTGGGAGTTACCAGACTTATCAGTACTGACAACAACTAGTAAAGGACAACCTACGGGGGTCGAGCTTCTTCATCCACAAGGAACATTGGTTGTGCGGAATCCAAGAACTTCAGACTCTGGAACGTACAGGTGCATTGCTAAAAACCAATTGGGTACAGATAGCAGCACAACATATTTAAAAGTTATCTGA